AGTTCTTTCCACGGATCGGCGATGGTGCTCAGGCGCGAACCGACCACACGCTGCGCTGCAATCCCGGTCAGCTCCTCCATGGCTTTGTTCCACATGAGGATTTCCTGATCCTTGGCCAGCGAGCAAACGCCCATCGGCAATTCCTGCAAGGTCTGGCGGTGATAGCGGCGCAGGGCATCGAGTTCGGCGGCAAGGCCGGTGAGGCGGGAGTGGTAGTCCTCGAGACGGCTTTCGATGAAGTGGATGTCTTCGGTGACGTAGTTTTCGCCGCCAGCCTTGTACGGCAGGAAGGTCTCGACCATGTCCTGCGCCACGCTCGGGCCCATCAGGCCGGAGAGGTTGGCTTCGATCCGGTCGCGCAAACGGCGCAAGGCATAAGGCCGGCGCTCGTCAAATGGCAGATAGAGATCACGCAGGGCCTGCTCGACTTCTTTCTGTGCGGCCTTGGCGCCCAGAGGCTTAGCCAGTTGCGTGGCGAATTCCTGAGGCGAGGCGGCGTGCAGTTCCCGGCGCTGCGGGCGACGCACGTTGTCCACGGCGCAGGCTTCGGCGGCGCTGGCCTCTTCGGGGCTGGCGTTGGTGAACAGCGAGATCAGGGTGAACATCAGCACGTTGGCGGCCAGGGACGCGATCGCGGCCATGTGCCAACTGGTGTCGTCCAGCACGTAGATCATGTTCAACAGCGGAATGTAGAAGCCCTGCAGATTGCCGACCAGCGGCAACAACATGGTCACCAGCCACACCAGGATCCCCGCCAGCAAACCGGCGATGAAGCCGCGGCGGTTGGCGGTCGGCCAATACAGGACCGACAGGACCCCCGGAAGAAATTGCAACGTGGCCACAAACGCGACGATGCCGAGGTTGGCCAGGTCCTGTTCGGCGCCCAGCAACAGGTAGAAGCCGTAGCCGGCCATGATAATCGCAACGATCAGCGCCCGGCGGGTCCACTTCAACCAGCGATAGATGTTGCCTTCGGCCGGCGGTTGGTAGAGCGGCAGCACCAGATGGTTCAGCGCCATCCCGGACAGCGCCAGGGTGGTGACGATGATCAGTCCGCTCGCTGCCGACAACCCGCCGACATACGCCAACAACGCCAAGGCTTTGCTGTTGGCGGCGATGCCGATGCCCAGGGTGAAATATTCCGGGTTGGTAGTGGCGCCGAGTTTCAGTCCGGCCCAGAGAATCAGCGGCACCGCCAGGCTCATCAACAGCAGGAACAGCGGCAGACCCCAGCTGGCGCTGACCAGCGAGCGCGGGTTGAGATTCTCGGTAAAGGTCATGTGGTACATGTGCGGCATCACAATCGCCGAGGCGAAGAACACCAGCAGCAGCGTTCGCCACGGGCCTTCCTGCAAGGGCGTGTGCAAGGCGGCGAGGGCTGTCTGGTTTTGCAGTAGCCACAGTTCCAGTTGTTGCGGGCCGTCGAACACGCCATAAAGGGCATAGAGGCCGACACCGCCAATGGCGATCAGCTTGATCACCGACTCGAAGGCAATCGCGAACACCAGGCCTTCATGTTTCTCGCGGGTGGCGATGTGGCGCGAGCCGAAGAAGATCGTGAACAGGGTAATCAGCGCGCAAAAGCTCAAGGCCACGCGATGCTGCACCGGCTCGCGGGTCAGGATGCCGATGGAGTCGGCCACCGCCTGGATCTGCAACGCCAGCAATGGCAGCACGCCGATCAACATGAAAATCGTGGTCAGCGCTCCGGCCCACGTGCTGCGGAAACGGAATGCGAACAAGTCGGCCAGCGACGACAGTTGATAGGTGCGGGTGATTTTCAGGATCGGGTACAGCAACACCGGCGCCAGCAAAAACGCCCCGGAGACCCCGAGGTAACTGGACAGAAAACCGTAGCCGTACTGATAGGCCAGGCCCACCGTGCCGTAAAACGCCCAGGCACTGGCGTACACCCCCAGCGACAGGGTGTAGGTCAGCGGGTGGCGAATGATCGCCCGGGGGATCATGCCCCGTTCGCTGATCCAGGCGACGCCGAACAGCACCGCCAGGTACGCGGCGCTGATCAGGATCATCTGGGTCAGGCTAAAGCTCATCGGCATCTTTTTGGCTCTGCAGGATGAAGGTCACGACGATCAGAATCAGCCAGAGCAGATAAGGGCGATACCAGGCGCCAGTGGCGTCGATCCACCAATCCATGATGGCCGGGGAGAACAGGTAAATCCCCACTACCAGGAGCAGGACCAAGCGATAGATGTACATCCCGGCCTCTCTTTTTTATGCGCGTGCCCGAAAACGTGCGGCGATGGTAACGGATGGGCGCGCCACTGCAAGTGTGATCACTGTAGTTGCGCTTCGGGCAGGGTCAGTGTGCGCGGGATTAATAACGCATCCCAGTGGGCGATGCCCCAATCCAGCACTTCCCGGGGGGTGGCGTAAGCCAGTTCAGCACCGGGGTTTTGCCCCAATGCGCGCAACGCACGCAGCAACAGAGGGGTTGCCTGATCTTCGGTCAATGGCGGCGAGCGGTAGGACTTGCCGAGCTTGTTGCCATCGGGCTGGGTAATCAGCGGGATGTGCAGATAACGCGGTTGAGGCAGGCCGAGCAGTTCTTGCAGGTAAAGCTGGCGCGGCGTGGAGTCGAGCAGGTCAGCGCCACGGACGATATCGGTGATGCCTTGCCAGGCGTCGTCCAGCACTACCGCCAGTTGATAGGCGTAGAGCCCGTCGCGGCGCCGGATCACGAAATCGCCGACGTCCCGGCCCAGGTGCTGGCGATATTCGCCTTGCACCCTGTCGATGAAGTGGTATTCCAGTTCGGGGACGCGCAATCGAATCGCGGCATCTTCGGTGCCATGGCCGGCGTTGCGGCACAAGCCCGGGTAAATGCCGTGATACGGCTCCAATTGCTTGCGCGAGCAGGTGCAGGCGTAAGCGAGGCCTTGATTGAACAGGCGATTGAGGACTAAGGCGTAGGCGTCATGCCGATCGCTCTGGCGGACCACTTCCCCGTCCCACTCGAAACCGTAGCTTTCCAGGGCTTTCAAGATGGCTGCCTGGGCGCCGGGTTCTTCCCGTGGCGGATCGAGGTCTTCCATGCGCATCAACCAGCGCCCGCCCACCGCACGCGCGTCGAGGTACGAAGCCAGCGCCGCGACCAGCGAACCGAAATGCAGGTGGCCGCTGGGCGTGGGGGCGAAGCGGCCGATGTAGGTGGGGGAGGCGATGGCGGTCATAAGGCGGTGTCAGGCTGTCCAATCGTTTCGAGCATGGCTTGAAGCCGCCGTCGCGAGCAAGCTTCGTTCCTACAGAAGATCGTGCCAGCCTTTGTAGGCGCGAAGCTTGCTCGCGAAGGCAATGGCGAAGACGCAATAAATATCAGAAACAAAAACGGAGCGTTCGCACGCTCCGTTCTTCGTTCAAGTCGACATTACTTGCCGACTTGCTTTTCCTTGATTTCCGCCAGGGTCTTGCAGTCAACGCACATGTCGGCGGTAGGGCGGGCTTCCAGTCGCTTGACGCCGATCTCGACGCCGCAGGACTCGCACCAGCCATATTCTTCGTCTTCGATCAGCTGCAGCGTCTTGTCGATCTTCTTGATCAACTTGCGCTCGCGGTCGCGGGCACGCAGTTCAAGGCTGAACTCTTCTTCCTGGCTGGCACGGTCGGCCGGGTCAGGGAAGTTGGCCGCTTCGTCTTTCATGTGATCAACCGTGCGGTCGACTTCCTGCATCAAGTCCTGTTTCCACTTATTCAGGATCTTGGTGAAGTGAGCGCGCATGGGCTTGCCCATGTACTCCTCGCCCTTAACTTCTTTGTAGGGTTCGAAGCCGCTGATCGACTGGTTTTGCTGCTTTGCTTGGGTGGGCATGAAATGGACCGCCTCTACTCTTGTAATCCATTGCGCAGGATTGCTCCATCACCGACACCTGCCGGCCCTGCGGCTGCAAGCGGGCGAACTTACCAGATCAAATCGGGCCGCGCTACTCCCGGATGTCGAGGTAGTGGCCCAAAGGGCTTGCAAATGATCGCAAAGCCTTGTCTGGCGGCGATGGAGACCTGATCAATTATTGATTTTAGTCAAACCTGAGGTACACGCTTGAGTCGTTTACGGCCAAGTTATAACGCGTCTGACCGCTTTAGGTTCTCGCTCGTTCCAACGCTTGGGTAGAATCGATTTTTTTCTCCGTTGTAAGGAAGGCTAATGGCTCAGTCCTACAGTGCCCGCAGTCGCGCGATCGAACCTTTCCATGTCATGGCGCTGCTGGCGCGGGCCAATGAACTGCAAGCCGAGGGTCACGATGTGATCCACCTGGAAATCGGCGAGCCGGACTTCACCACCGCCGAGCCGATCATCCAGGCCGGCCAGGCAGCACTGACGGCGGGGAAGACCCGTTACACCGCTGCGCGCGGTATCCCCGAGTTGCGTGAGGCCATTTCGGGCTTTTATCAGCAGCGTTACGGGTTGAACATCGACCCGCAGCGAATCCTCATCACGCCTGGCGGTTCCGGCGCCTTGTTACTGGCCAGCGCCTTGCTCGTCGATCCGGGCAAACATTGGCTGCTGGCGGACCCGGGTTATCCCTGCAACCGGCATTTCCTGCGGTTGGTCGAAGGCGCCGCGCAACTGGTGCCGGTCGGCCCGGACGTTCGCTATCAGCTGACGCCGGACCTGGTGGCGCGCCATTGGGATCAAGACAGCGTCGGCGCCTTGGTGGCCTCACCCGCCAACCCGACCGGGACCATCCTGACCCGTGACGAACTGGCGGGCTTGTCGGTTGCGATCAAGGAGCGACACGGTCATCTGGTGGTGGACGAGATCTACCATGGCCTGACGTATGGCACCGATGCCGCCAGTGTGCTGGAAGTCGATGACAGCGCCTTTGTCCTTAATAGTTTTTCCAAGTATTTCGGCATGACCGGATGGCGGCTGGGATGGCTGGTCGCCCCTGAAGCGGCAGTCGGCGAGCTGGAAAAACTTGCGCAAAATCTCTACATCAGCGCCCCGAGCATGGCCCAGCACGCCGCACTGGCCTGCTTCGAGCCGGCCACGATCAGCATTCTGGAAGAGCGTCGGGCCGAATTCGGTCGTCGACGGGATTTCCTGTTGCCGGCTCTGAGAGAGCTGGGCTTCGGGATCGCCGTCGAGCCGGAAGGCGCGTTTTACTTGTACGCCGATATCAGCAAGTTCGGCGGCGATGCCTTCGCATTCTGCCGACATTTCCTCGAAACCGAGCATGTTGCAATTACCCCGGGCTTGGACTTTGGACGTTATCAGGCTGGGCACCATGTGCGTTTTGCCTACACCCAAAGCCTGCCGCGCCTGGAAGAAGCGGTCGAGCGGATCGCACGTGGATTGCGGAGCTGGCAAGGCTGATGCGTTTTCATCCTCCCCTCGAAGAAGGTCGCCTGATCCGTCGTTACAAGCGTTTTCTCGCCGATATCGAAACCGTTGGCGGTGAGTTGCTGACGATTCACTGCCCCAACACCGGCTCGATGCTCAATTGCCAGGTGGAAGGTGGGCAGGTCTGGTTCAGCCGCTCCGACGACCCGAAACGCAAATTGCCCGGCACTTGGGAAGTCGGTGAAACCCCGCAAGGCCGGTTGTTTTGCGTGAACACCGGGCGCGCCAACGGGTTGATCGAAGAGGCGTTGCGGGCGGGCGTGATTACCGAACTGAACGGCTTTACCGAGTTGAAACGCGAAGTGGCCTACGGGCAGGAAAGCAGCCGCATCGATTTCCGTCTCGATTACCCGGGCGGGCCGGCGTATGTAGAGGTCAAAAGCGTGACCCTGGGCTTCGACGGTTCATCGGTGGCGGCATTTCCCGATGCAGTGACGCAACGGGGCGCCAAGCATTTGCGGGAACTGGCTCACTTGGCTCGGGACGGGATTCGCGCGGTGCAGTTGTATTGCGTCAACCTGACCGGCATTGAAGCGGTGCGTCCGGCAGAAGAGATCGATTCGGCCTACGCAGTGGCATTGCGAGAGGCGGTGGCATGCGGCGTCGAGGTAATGGCCTATGGCGTGCGATTGACCCATGAAGAGATGGTGGTCGATCGACGCCTGGAGGTGCTGCTGAACAGTTAAGGGTCGATCCAGATACCTTGTTCGTCTTCGCGGCAGGCAACGGGGGTGAGGGATTGCCCGGCGCACGGGCCGGCGACGCATTCGCCGTCTTCGATCAGGAACAGTGCGCCGTGGGTCGCACACTGGATCAGGCTGTTGCTGGGGTCGAGAAACTGATCGGGTTTCCATTCCAGCCCGACACCCCGGTGCGGGCAGCGATTGATGTAGACGTACACTTGGCCGCCCCGGCGCACAGCAAAAAGTTTCTGACTGTCGATGTCGAATCCGCGACTACTGTTGTCAGCCAGTTCGGCACCTGTACAAATCAACTTCATGTCTATCCTCTGTTTCGGCGGCTCGTGACCGGATATGTCCGAGCTTGACGTTCAAATGCAAACAATTATCAAATGGCCGCTTCGCCCCGTCGGGTGCAGGTGCCGGATGCCGAGGATACTTGGCCTGTCATCTCGATGCCTGGGAAAACTTAAAAGGAAGCTGTTTATGCGCCTGAGTACCCGCGTTGTTGCGCTGTGTGTCGGACTCCTCGTCAGCCACCACGCCGCAGCGGCCGAGTTGCCACAGCGTTGGGTCAGTGCCGGTGGCGCCTTGTCGGAGTGGGTGAGCGCGCTGGGCGGTGAGTCAAAACTGGTCGGCGTCGATACCACCAGTCAGCATCCGGCCTCGTTGAAGGCGCTGCCGAGCATCGGTTATCAGCGGCAACTGTCGGCGGAGGGCATCTTGAGCTTACGCCCGCAGATTCTGGTCGGCACCGAAGAAATGGGGCCGCCGCCGGTGCTGTCGCAGGTTCGTAGCGCGGGCGTGCAGGTCGAACTGTTCTCGGCCCAGCCCGATATGCCGACGTTGCAGGGCAATCTTGCGCATCTGGGCAAGTTGCTCGGTGCTGAAGACCGGGCTGCGCAATTGCTCCAGACCTACCAGCAGCAACTCGAACAGCAGAAGGTCCGGGTCACTCGCGCGCAGTTGAAGGAAAAATCGCCGGGCGTGCTGTTGCTGCTGGGCCATGCGGGCGGCAAGCCGCTTATCGCCGGCAAAGACACCGCCGCCGATTGGCTCATCCAAAAGGCCGGCGGGCACAATCTGGCCACGCACACTGGCTACAAACCCTTTTCCGTTGAGTCGCTGGTCAGTCTTGACCCCGACGTGCTGGTGTTTGCTGACCGAGCGATGACCGGCGATGCCGCGCGCGCGGCGTTGTTCAAGGAAAACCCGATTCTGTCCTCGACCCGTGCGGCCAGGGACGGGCGCGTCATGGAACTCGATCCGACCTTGTTGGTAGGTGGATTGGGGCCTCGTTTGCCCGATGCGTTGAAAACGCTGTCTGATGGTTTCTTCCCAGGCAATGCGGCCCAATGACCGTTTTGGTTAAACCCCGTGCGTTGTTCATTGGCCTGAGCCTGCTGTGTTTAGTGGCGATCTGGCTGTCCTTGGCGCTGGGGCCGGTCAGCCTGCCTTTATTCGATACCCTACGTGCGGCGTTGCGCATGATCGGCCTGCCCATTACCCCTGATGGGCTGGAGCAGGCCGAGCTGATCCTCGGGCAAATACGCTTGCCTCGAACCTTGTTGGGCCTGGCAGTGGGCGGCGTACTGGCGTTGTCCGGCGTGGCGATGCAGGGATTGTTTCGTAACCCGCTGGCTGACCCGGGGTTGGTCGGGGTGTCCAGCGGTGCTGCGCTGGGAGCCGCTATCGCGATTGTCGGTGGTTCGGTGTTTGGTGGTCTGCCTGAATCGTTCGGGCCTTATCTGTTGTCGGTGTGCGCATTTCTCGGCGGGTTGGGTGTGACGGCGTTGGTGTATCGGCTGGGGCGGCGCAACGGGCAGACGAACGTCGCGACCATGCTCCTGGCCGGTATTGCGTTAACGGCGCTGGCGGGGTCGGCGGTCGGTTTGTTCACCTATCTGGCCGACGACGCGACCTTGCGCACACTCACGTTCTGGAACCTGGGCAGCCTGAACGGCGCCAGCTATTCACGGCTCTGGCCGTTGCTGCTGGTGAGCGCCGGTGTGGCGCTCTGGTTGCCGCGCCGGGCCAAGGCCTTGAATGCGTTGCTGCTCGGCGAGTCGGAGGCCGGTCACCTGGGCATTGACGTCGAAGGGCTCAAGCGCGAATTGGTGTTTTGCACCGCGCTGGGGGTTGGCGCGGCCGTGGCGGCGGCGGGGATGATCGGGTTTGTCGGTCTGGTGGTGCCGCATCTGGTGCGCCTGCTGGCCGGTCCTGATCATCGGGTGTTGTTGCCGGCCTCGGTGCTGGCGGGTGCCAGTCTCCTGCTGTTTGCCGACCTGGTCGCACGGCTGGCCCTGGCGCCAGCAGAGTTGCCGATCGGAATTGTCACGGCCTTCATCGGTGCGCCGTTCTTTCTGTATTTACTGCTCAGAGGGCGTGCCTGATGTTGCGAACCCAGAGCCTGCAAATCCGTCGAGGCGCAAAAATCGTACTGACGGACATCACGCTTGAGCTCAGGCCGGGTGAAGTGCTTGGCGTGTTGGGCCCCAACGGCGCGGGCAAAAGCACCTTGCTCGGCGCCTTGTGCGGCGAGTTGAAGGCTGACCACGGCAGCGTCTGGCTCGATGAGCGCGAATTGAGCCATTGGACCGGCGCGCAGCGAGCCCAGCGACTGGCGGTCTTGCCGCAGGTGTCGACCCTGGACTTCGCCTTCCGTGTGGAAGAAGTGGTCGGCATGGGGCGTTTGCCTTATCAAAGCGGGCGGGTCCGGGATGACGAGATCGTCGCCGCCGCCTTGCACGCTGCCGATGCGGGACACCTGAGTGGCCGCAGCTATCTGGCGCTATCCGGCGGCGAGAGGCAGCGGGTACACCTGGCACGGGTACTGGCGCAGCTCTGGCCGGGGGAGGTGGGGCAGACGCTGTTGCTCGATGAACCGACTTCGATGCTCGACCCGCTGCACCAGCACACCACCCTGCAAGCAGTGCGCGAATTCGCCGATCATGGCGCTGCGGTGCTGGTGATCCTGCATGATCTGAATCTCGCGGCGCGCTATTGTGATCGCCTTCTACTGCTCGAAGGTGGGCGGCCGGTGGCGCTGGACACCCCTGAGCACGTCTTGCGCCCGGAACCACTCAAAGCGGTGTTCGGGCTGGAAGTCCTGGTGCAGCGGCATCCGGAGCGTGGTCATCCGCTGATCATCGCCCGCTGAGAATGACATCGAGGTGAGCATGCGAGGAATTTTGCTACTGGCGGTTGTGTTGTTGAGTGCCTGCCAGCACGTTTCGGCACCGCCTCCGGTCGTCGGTGATATTCAGGACCTGCGCAGTGGCCAGATCCTGACACCCGCGGAATTGGTCGAACGGTTGGCCGTGCCGTCGCGGCTGATCGTCGGTGAGCAGCACGACAATTCTGATCACCATCAACTGCAATTGTGGTTGCTACAGGCGTTGGGCGAACGTCGACCCCAAGGCAGTCTGTTGCTGGAAATGCTCACGCCGGATCAACAATCGCGCGTCGATGACATTCGCCGTGCCTCGACGCTACCCGCAGATCTTCCCGGCGCGTTGAACTGGCAGTCGGGGTGGGACTGGAATCTGTACGGGCCGATCGTGCGCTTTGTGCTGACTCAACCCTACCCGCTGTTGGCGGCCAATCTGGACACTCTTGAAGTCCGTACCGTTTATGCCAAGCCCCCGACATTAAACGGTCGGCTTTCCAATGCTCCGTCGGTCAAGGATGAGTTGCTGGCGCAAATCAACGACTCCCATTGCGGCTTGCTGCCCACCTCGCAGATGCCCGCGATGCTGGCGGTCCAGCAACAACGTGATCGTCGGATGGCCGAGCGCTTGCTATCGGCACCGACGCCTTCGCTGCTGTTTGCCGGCGCTTACCACGCACGCAAGGATGTTGGCGTGCCGATCCACGTCCTTGATCTTGGCGAGCCTGAAGCACCGACGGTGTTGATGCTGGCGGAGGAGGGGGGTGAGGTCACGTCGGCCATGGCTGATTACGTCTGGTACACGCCTGCCAAGCCGGCTCAGGATTACTGCGCCCAAATGCGTAAGCAGTTCGGCAAGTAAACAGACGACTTTTCCACAGGCAAAAAAAGACCCGGCAAGAGCCGGGTCAAATAACCGTGATTAGCCTGATGAGGAGATATCTGAGAGTCCGAACCAAGGGCTTTTCAAATATCGACCAGTCTCGCGACCAGTTGTGATAATCATAGCGATTCTCATTACCAAGTCAACCGCTGTTTTTTTGATTTCTTTGCATTCCCCTTTTTCCTTGCGCGAAAGCCCGTAATCATTGCGCCTGAGTCGGTAATCCTGAGGCGAATCTGCCTGTTCAGTTCTTGTGACGGGACGAGATGGCTTCCAGTTGTTTGTTCAAGGCTTCTTTGCGATCAGCTGGAATGTCGTTCCAGTGCACGTCCATCAGCGCGCCTTCGATCGCATACAACAACACCTTGGACGCCCGGAACCCGCGCGTACGCACGGCCCGATAAGCATCCACCGCTCCCAGGCGGCGCAAGTCCGACGCGCTGTGGATGCCCACGGCATGCAGCCACTGTGCCGACGTCTTGCCAAGATTCTTCAGGTGTTGCAGTTCATCATTCATCAAGCCTCCTTGCGACGGCCGAACGGTGCGTGGGCGAGCCTCTCAGGAGTGTAGCCATCAGTAGGAAAAGCGTGATTGTTTGGTCGGTTTCGACGCAAAAGCTTCTAAGAGGAAGACTCAGATAGCTGCGTGAAGGTCTGCGGGAGCAGTCGGAGGAAGCGCGGAGGAATCAACTTTCCCGACAAAAAATCCAGCGCCCAGCGCGAAGCGGGGGCGCTGGACTTGTCAGGTAGAACGTCGTTTTTAGCGGGTGCGATAACGCAGGCGAGTACCGAAATTCATCGACATCAGGATCTCGTCAGCACTCAGTTCTGGCGGAAAGTAGGCGCCGGAGATCTGTGCGTGAGCCAGGCTTGCGCCTTCCAGGCAGGAGTTGCGGAAGTCGATACCACGCAAATCGGCGGAGCGGAAATAGGCATCGGTGAAATCGACGCCATCGGCGTTCAGCTCACGCAGGTCCAGACCACGAAAATCGCCGCCGACCATGTCGACAGAGGCATGACTGGCGCGCTCGGCATTGAAGCCTGCGATGTCGTCTTTGTGCAGCAAGGCATAAAGCGGGGTGTCGAGAAGTTTCGGCTGGCTCATGTCGCATCACCTGATGGTTTTATGACGCCAGTATAGTGCCACTATTTGGCAGCCGTGAAGCCGGCGATGGCTTCACGGCTGAAATAGTTTTTACAGGCCCGGCATGCGCTGGCGAATCTGTGCAACAACGGTGTCGAGCGTCCCGCTTTCATTGGTCTGGACGCGTTTGCTGCAAAGAATCTCGGCAGGCGTCAGCGCTTCGCGGCTGGCTTGCTGGGCGGCGATAACGGCGAGGTTGGCGTCGGACGGATCCTTCTGGTCTGCCTGACGCAAGGCCAGCCAGCTCTCGATGACTGCTTGTGGTGCATTGCAATCGAGGATCAGGAACGGTGCCCCGGTGGCTTCGGCGATTTTCGCCGCGCCGTCACGCTGAGCGCGCTTGAGGTATGTCGCATCGATGACCACCGGGAAACCGGCGCGCAGGATGACCGCGGCAATTTCATGCAGGCGGCTGTAAGTGGCGGCGCTCGCGTCGGCACTATAAATGCCGGCCTGCGGGTCATTCGGTACGGTTTGCTCGCCGAACAAACGCTTGCGTTCAACATCCGAACGCAGGCGAATGGCGCCCAGCGCTTCCACCAGGCGCATGGCGACGTGGCTTTTGCCGACAGCGGAAACGCCGTGGGTAATCGCCATGAACCGCGAAGGAATGGTGCTGTAGCTTTCTGCCAGGTTGGCGTAGTTGCGGTACTGACGCAGGGTGGTGGCGCGTTGCACCGGGTCGGCTTCGGCCGGCATGCTGAACAGGCTGACCTTGGCGCGAACCAGTGCGCGGTACGCTTTGTAGAAGTTCAGTAGCTCAAGGCCCTGATAGTCGCCGGTCAGTTCCAGGTACTGGCTGATGAAACGACGCGCCAGGCTTTTCAGGCCGCGATCTTCCAGGTCCATGGCCAGGAAACCGGTGTCGGCATAAACGTCGGTGAAGCGGAACGGTTCGTTGAACTCGATGCAGTCGAAGATCACGACCTTGCCATCGATCACGGTGGCGTTGCCCAGGTGGATGTCGCCGTGGCATTCGCGGATGAAGCCTTCAGCCTTGCGCTGGGCGAACAGCGGCTTCAGGCGTTCGAAGCTGCTTTCGGCCCAGGCTTGCAACGCATCAAGTTGCAGCAGATCGGCCTTGTCGCTGAGGAACGGGCGGATCTGTTCGAAGTTCTGGCGTACCGGTGCCATCACGCTGTCCGGGGTGCCGGCTTCGTGTTCGCCAGGCACTTTCGGTGCAGTGAGGTGGAATTGGGCGATCTGTGCGGCCATCTCGTCGATGTGCGCGGTGGTCAACTCACCATTGGCTTGCAGGGTGCTGAGCAACTGGCTTTGTGGGAATTGACGCATTTTCAGTGCGAAATCGACAACCGGACCTTCGCCGCCCAGTTGTGGCGCAGCTTCGCTGCCGGTGATCGGCAACACTTCCAGGTACAAATCGTGGGTCAGGCGCTGGTTGAGGCGCAGCTCTTCGCCGC
This region of Pseudomonas mandelii genomic DNA includes:
- the gluQRS gene encoding tRNA glutamyl-Q(34) synthetase GluQRS, whose translation is MTAIASPTYIGRFAPTPSGHLHFGSLVAALASYLDARAVGGRWLMRMEDLDPPREEPGAQAAILKALESYGFEWDGEVVRQSDRHDAYALVLNRLFNQGLAYACTCSRKQLEPYHGIYPGLCRNAGHGTEDAAIRLRVPELEYHFIDRVQGEYRQHLGRDVGDFVIRRRDGLYAYQLAVVLDDAWQGITDIVRGADLLDSTPRQLYLQELLGLPQPRYLHIPLITQPDGNKLGKSYRSPPLTEDQATPLLLRALRALGQNPGAELAYATPREVLDWGIAHWDALLIPRTLTLPEAQLQ
- the sfsA gene encoding DNA/RNA nuclease SfsA, with product MRFHPPLEEGRLIRRYKRFLADIETVGGELLTIHCPNTGSMLNCQVEGGQVWFSRSDDPKRKLPGTWEVGETPQGRLFCVNTGRANGLIEEALRAGVITELNGFTELKREVAYGQESSRIDFRLDYPGGPAYVEVKSVTLGFDGSSVAAFPDAVTQRGAKHLRELAHLARDGIRAVQLYCVNLTGIEAVRPAEEIDSAYAVALREAVACGVEVMAYGVRLTHEEMVVDRRLEVLLNS
- a CDS encoding FecCD family ABC transporter permease; this encodes MTVLVKPRALFIGLSLLCLVAIWLSLALGPVSLPLFDTLRAALRMIGLPITPDGLEQAELILGQIRLPRTLLGLAVGGVLALSGVAMQGLFRNPLADPGLVGVSSGAALGAAIAIVGGSVFGGLPESFGPYLLSVCAFLGGLGVTALVYRLGRRNGQTNVATMLLAGIALTALAGSAVGLFTYLADDATLRTLTFWNLGSLNGASYSRLWPLLLVSAGVALWLPRRAKALNALLLGESEAGHLGIDVEGLKRELVFCTALGVGAAVAAAGMIGFVGLVVPHLVRLLAGPDHRVLLPASVLAGASLLLFADLVARLALAPAELPIGIVTAFIGAPFFLYLLLRGRA
- a CDS encoding sensor histidine kinase, yielding MPMSFSLTQMILISAAYLAVLFGVAWISERGMIPRAIIRHPLTYTLSLGVYASAWAFYGTVGLAYQYGYGFLSSYLGVSGAFLLAPVLLYPILKITRTYQLSSLADLFAFRFRSTWAGALTTIFMLIGVLPLLALQIQAVADSIGILTREPVQHRVALSFCALITLFTIFFGSRHIATREKHEGLVFAIAFESVIKLIAIGGVGLYALYGVFDGPQQLELWLLQNQTALAALHTPLQEGPWRTLLLVFFASAIVMPHMYHMTFTENLNPRSLVSASWGLPLFLLLMSLAVPLILWAGLKLGATTNPEYFTLGIGIAANSKALALLAYVGGLSAASGLIIVTTLALSGMALNHLVLPLYQPPAEGNIYRWLKWTRRALIVAIIMAGYGFYLLLGAEQDLANLGIVAFVATLQFLPGVLSVLYWPTANRRGFIAGLLAGILVWLVTMLLPLVGNLQGFYIPLLNMIYVLDDTSWHMAAIASLAANVLMFTLISLFTNASPEEASAAEACAVDNVRRPQRRELHAASPQEFATQLAKPLGAKAAQKEVEQALRDLYLPFDERRPYALRRLRDRIEANLSGLMGPSVAQDMVETFLPYKAGGENYVTEDIHFIESRLEDYHSRLTGLAAELDALRRYHRQTLQELPMGVCSLAKDQEILMWNKAMEELTGIAAQRVVGSRLSTIADPWKELLQGFINLPDEHLHKQHLALDGQTRWLNLHKAAIDEPLAPGNSGLVLLVEDLTETQMLEDKLVHSERLASIGRLAAGVAHEIGNPITGIACLAQNLREEREDDGELKEISGQILEQTKRVSRIVQSLMSFAHAGSHQHSDEPVCLAEVAQDAIGLLALNRRNFEVQFYNLCDPDHWVEGDPQRLAQVLINLLSNARDASPPGSAVRVKSEAGEHTVDLIVEDEGSGIPKNIMDRLFEPFFTTKDPGEGTGLGLALVYSIVEEHYGQITIDSPADVQSQRGTRIRVTLPRHVEATSAVN
- the dksA gene encoding RNA polymerase-binding protein DksA, translating into MPTQAKQQNQSISGFEPYKEVKGEEYMGKPMRAHFTKILNKWKQDLMQEVDRTVDHMKDEAANFPDPADRASQEEEFSLELRARDRERKLIKKIDKTLQLIEDEEYGWCESCGVEIGVKRLEARPTADMCVDCKTLAEIKEKQVGK
- a CDS encoding heme/hemin ABC transporter substrate-binding protein, whose translation is MRLSTRVVALCVGLLVSHHAAAAELPQRWVSAGGALSEWVSALGGESKLVGVDTTSQHPASLKALPSIGYQRQLSAEGILSLRPQILVGTEEMGPPPVLSQVRSAGVQVELFSAQPDMPTLQGNLAHLGKLLGAEDRAAQLLQTYQQQLEQQKVRVTRAQLKEKSPGVLLLLGHAGGKPLIAGKDTAADWLIQKAGGHNLATHTGYKPFSVESLVSLDPDVLVFADRAMTGDAARAALFKENPILSSTRAARDGRVMELDPTLLVGGLGPRLPDALKTLSDGFFPGNAAQ
- a CDS encoding Rieske (2Fe-2S) protein, which codes for MKLICTGAELADNSSRGFDIDSQKLFAVRRGGQVYVYINRCPHRGVGLEWKPDQFLDPSNSLIQCATHGALFLIEDGECVAGPCAGQSLTPVACREDEQGIWIDP
- a CDS encoding pyridoxal phosphate-dependent aminotransferase is translated as MAQSYSARSRAIEPFHVMALLARANELQAEGHDVIHLEIGEPDFTTAEPIIQAGQAALTAGKTRYTAARGIPELREAISGFYQQRYGLNIDPQRILITPGGSGALLLASALLVDPGKHWLLADPGYPCNRHFLRLVEGAAQLVPVGPDVRYQLTPDLVARHWDQDSVGALVASPANPTGTILTRDELAGLSVAIKERHGHLVVDEIYHGLTYGTDAASVLEVDDSAFVLNSFSKYFGMTGWRLGWLVAPEAAVGELEKLAQNLYISAPSMAQHAALACFEPATISILEERRAEFGRRRDFLLPALRELGFGIAVEPEGAFYLYADISKFGGDAFAFCRHFLETEHVAITPGLDFGRYQAGHHVRFAYTQSLPRLEEAVERIARGLRSWQG